From the Nitrospinota bacterium genome, one window contains:
- the waaF gene encoding lipopolysaccharide heptosyltransferase II, with protein MNAAPHSARKILALRYRSIGDIILSNPALAGLRRTFPQAQIHMLVDDVFAEILNGNPNVDRVITSPRKPEGPQWKADLEMVKTLRAENYDITVDLHGGPRSSWFSLLSGAKIRAGHPFRWRNRVCYNVNAKTPAADDHTWKVQFLVAEALGAKWPDEPEFILAVSDESRRTMAEKMSKEGFTFDRPLILLHPGARIDVKRWPADRMGELARWLVDKKGVAVALAGSAADTEEIKRIRGASGYAIPFFTGLSLGELAALIERSAAIVCNDSGPMHMAGALHIPTVALFGPSDPHVWEPVGCRKIIITPPPMDCMPCGQKGCPKEGNHCMTRIGVNEVKTAVERLGVLNGGVGR; from the coding sequence ATGAACGCTGCCCCCCACTCCGCCCGCAAAATCCTGGCGCTGCGCTACAGGTCCATCGGCGACATCATATTGTCCAACCCGGCGCTGGCGGGGCTTCGCCGGACGTTCCCGCAAGCGCAGATACACATGCTGGTGGACGACGTGTTCGCGGAAATTCTCAACGGCAACCCGAACGTGGACAGGGTCATCACAAGCCCCCGCAAACCGGAAGGTCCGCAATGGAAAGCTGACCTTGAAATGGTGAAAACCCTGCGGGCCGAAAATTATGATATCACCGTGGACCTGCACGGCGGACCGCGAAGCTCCTGGTTCTCGCTTCTGTCCGGGGCGAAAATCCGGGCGGGGCATCCTTTCCGGTGGCGCAACCGCGTGTGCTACAACGTGAACGCAAAGACCCCGGCGGCGGACGACCATACGTGGAAAGTGCAGTTCCTGGTGGCCGAGGCGCTTGGGGCGAAGTGGCCGGACGAGCCGGAATTCATCCTGGCCGTTTCCGATGAAAGCCGCCGGACAATGGCGGAGAAAATGTCGAAAGAAGGATTTACTTTCGACAGGCCGCTGATACTGCTCCATCCCGGCGCCAGGATAGACGTGAAACGGTGGCCCGCCGACAGGATGGGGGAACTGGCGCGGTGGCTTGTGGACAAGAAGGGGGTGGCCGTGGCGCTGGCCGGATCGGCGGCGGACACGGAAGAGATAAAGCGGATAAGAGGCGCATCCGGATACGCCATCCCCTTTTTCACCGGCCTTTCGCTAGGCGAGCTTGCCGCGTTGATCGAACGCTCGGCGGCCATCGTGTGCAACGACTCCGGCCCGATGCACATGGCCGGGGCGCTCCACATTCCAACTGTGGCGTTGTTCGGCCCGTCCGACCCGCACGTGTGGGAGCCGGTGGGATGCAGAAAAATCATAATCACCCCTCCGCCGATGGACTGCATGCCGTGCGGCCAGAAAGGATGCCCGAAAGAAGGAAACCATTGCATGACGCGGATCGGGGTGAATGAGGTGAAGACGGCTGTTGAGCGTCTGGGAGTTCTGAACGGAGGCGTTGGGCGGTGA
- a CDS encoding flippase-like domain-containing protein — translation MIPVKEKVSGGKWLRVAVSFAILAFILTRVDFNVFAGTLSKLNPAWMLLALFLILLEQAVLALSWIAMLAGKGLHVPFRPMTHILVVSNFLGFALPSGMGSDVVKVVGLAKYMSNTKEALSSLVVFRAIGFAMLFMIAILAAAVFPRHLPDKPVIHTLIQALAVVVVAGMAGVALAKPFLDAIGGILKFAGMDRFHGRLVELHDSFMAYVANPASMLKASAGAFLIQSNRIACVYIASLALGLSVDPADFCLFIPVIAAMLLIPVSVSGIGVREGGFVVLFGYAGLSAGEALSLSLTTFSFDIVFMLFGGAVYWIAGFPNAEALTKAQDESSSL, via the coding sequence GTGATCCCGGTCAAAGAAAAAGTATCTGGCGGCAAATGGCTGCGCGTGGCTGTCTCGTTCGCCATTTTGGCCTTCATCCTCACCCGGGTGGACTTCAATGTCTTTGCCGGCACACTGTCAAAGCTCAATCCGGCGTGGATGCTCCTGGCGCTTTTCCTGATATTGCTGGAGCAGGCGGTGTTGGCCCTGTCCTGGATTGCGATGCTGGCGGGAAAAGGTCTCCATGTTCCCTTCCGCCCCATGACGCATATTCTGGTCGTGTCCAATTTTCTCGGTTTCGCGTTGCCGTCTGGCATGGGATCGGACGTGGTGAAAGTGGTGGGGCTTGCCAAGTACATGTCCAACACGAAGGAGGCGCTCTCATCGCTTGTGGTGTTCCGGGCGATTGGGTTTGCGATGTTGTTCATGATCGCAATATTGGCGGCGGCCGTTTTCCCGCGCCATTTGCCGGATAAACCGGTCATACACACCCTCATTCAGGCGCTGGCCGTCGTCGTCGTGGCCGGTATGGCCGGCGTGGCGCTGGCAAAACCTTTCCTTGACGCCATTGGCGGGATTCTAAAATTCGCCGGCATGGACAGGTTCCACGGGAGACTAGTGGAACTTCACGATTCTTTCATGGCATATGTGGCCAATCCGGCCTCTATGCTCAAAGCTTCCGCGGGGGCGTTCCTTATCCAGTCAAACAGGATAGCCTGCGTCTATATCGCCTCGCTGGCGCTGGGCCTTTCCGTGGACCCGGCGGACTTTTGCCTGTTCATCCCGGTCATCGCCGCGATGCTGCTCATCCCGGTGTCGGTCTCCGGCATAGGCGTCCGGGAAGGGGGTTTCGTCGTCCTGTTCGGCTACGCCGGGCTTTCGGCGGGCGAGGCGCTGAGCCTTTCGCTGACCACTTTTTCGTTTGATATCGTATTCATGCTCTTTGGCGGCGCTGTCTATTGGATCGCGGGATTTCCCAACGCCGAGGCGCTGACAAAAGCTCAGGACGAAAGCAGCAGCCTGTAG
- a CDS encoding glycosyltransferase, whose product MIIVLACNYKVGQTGHFSCLALQRMGHTVIPVTPTPDAPEEWIKVDPQVDAVSLVNGLNPKPDAFFYVEGSVGAPFLPRRIDELSIPAACWLYDNYLNFRWHKELCALFDHAFFAQLNRVQLARSYGRNNVEWLPFAADEEFHRDFGVARDIDIGYLGTITPQKQKYFAQFEKSGMKVVTNERYYSYDEIGRFYSRCKLVYNILARRDLNVRSFEAPCAGALVVNQGWIDEGARMIFPEGQAAMYHNFDDAPQICRRLLDDDAERKRMAENARKTVLSGHTYRHRMEKVIEALGKGASNGRIARSGDFAAPLAEGLICGHRDFRMRERAAGKLFGGIARSPLRAAASLSKYLLWRVYEKAEKTVWSFGKAPV is encoded by the coding sequence ATGATCATAGTCCTCGCGTGCAACTACAAGGTCGGGCAGACGGGGCATTTTTCCTGCCTCGCCCTGCAACGCATGGGGCACACCGTCATCCCCGTCACCCCCACGCCCGACGCGCCGGAGGAGTGGATAAAAGTTGATCCGCAGGTGGACGCCGTATCGCTCGTCAACGGCCTGAACCCGAAGCCGGACGCTTTTTTCTATGTGGAGGGGAGCGTGGGAGCGCCGTTCCTCCCCCGGCGGATCGACGAGCTTTCCATACCGGCAGCCTGCTGGCTTTACGATAACTATCTTAACTTCCGCTGGCACAAGGAGCTTTGCGCCCTTTTCGATCATGCATTTTTCGCCCAGCTCAACCGGGTCCAACTGGCGAGAAGCTATGGGCGTAACAACGTGGAATGGCTCCCCTTCGCCGCCGACGAGGAGTTTCACCGCGATTTCGGCGTGGCGCGGGACATCGACATCGGCTACCTTGGCACCATCACGCCGCAGAAGCAGAAATACTTCGCCCAGTTTGAAAAAAGCGGGATGAAAGTGGTGACCAACGAGCGCTATTACTCATACGACGAGATCGGCAGGTTCTATAGCCGCTGCAAGCTTGTTTACAACATCCTGGCCCGGCGCGACCTGAACGTGCGTTCCTTCGAGGCGCCCTGCGCCGGGGCGCTGGTGGTGAACCAGGGGTGGATAGACGAGGGGGCAAGGATGATATTCCCGGAGGGGCAGGCCGCCATGTACCACAATTTTGACGACGCCCCGCAGATATGCCGGAGGCTTCTGGATGATGACGCGGAACGCAAGCGGATGGCGGAGAACGCGCGAAAAACGGTGCTTTCCGGCCATACATACCGCCACAGGATGGAGAAAGTGATCGAAGCTCTGGGCAAAGGAGCAAGCAACGGGCGGATTGCGCGGAGCGGAGATTTTGCCGCGCCGCTGGCCGAGGGACTTATATGCGGACACCGGGACTTTAGGATGCGGGAGCGCGCCGCCGGAAAACTTTTCGGCGGAATCGCCCGTTCCCCTTTAAGAGCGGCGGCAAGTCTGTCAAAATACCTGCTTTGGCGCGTTTACGAAAAAGCGGAGAAGACTGTGTGGTCTTTTGGCAAGGCGCCTGTTTGA
- a CDS encoding NAD-dependent epimerase/dehydratase family protein, translating into MDIALMTGSCGLVGSECVRYFSRHGFGKIIGVDNDMRGYFFGPEASTAWNKARLTEEIPQYAHVNADIRDDGAMERLFAEHGRDIKLVIHTAAQPSHDWAAREPKTDFSINANGTLNLLEATRKHCPDAVFIFTSTNKVYGDLPNTLPLVEHDRRWEISGDHKYHKRGIDETMSVDQSKHSLFGASKLAADALAQEYGRYFGMKTACFRGGCLTGPAHSGAELHGFLSYLVKCVVTGKKYTIYGYKGKQVRDNIHSDDLARAFHLFYQNPRPGEVYNIGGGRYSNISVLEAFDMAERITGKKALYEVTDAARSGDHIWYISDIGKFVRHFPEFAITHTMETIIGQIAAETERRLAAGQA; encoded by the coding sequence ATGGACATAGCGTTAATGACCGGATCGTGCGGCCTTGTCGGGTCGGAGTGCGTCCGATATTTCTCCCGCCACGGTTTTGGCAAAATCATCGGGGTGGACAACGACATGCGCGGCTATTTCTTCGGCCCGGAGGCCTCCACCGCATGGAACAAGGCCCGGCTCACCGAGGAAATACCGCAATACGCCCATGTGAACGCGGACATACGGGACGACGGCGCCATGGAGCGGCTTTTCGCGGAACATGGGCGCGACATAAAACTCGTCATCCACACCGCGGCGCAGCCGTCGCACGACTGGGCGGCGCGGGAGCCGAAGACCGATTTTTCCATCAACGCCAACGGGACGTTAAACCTTCTGGAGGCCACACGCAAACATTGCCCTGACGCGGTGTTCATATTCACTTCGACGAACAAGGTGTATGGAGACCTGCCCAACACCTTGCCGCTTGTGGAGCATGACCGGCGATGGGAGATTTCCGGGGACCATAAATATCACAAGCGCGGCATTGACGAGACGATGAGCGTGGACCAGAGCAAGCATTCGCTGTTTGGCGCGTCCAAGCTTGCGGCGGACGCCCTTGCGCAGGAATACGGCCGCTATTTCGGGATGAAGACCGCGTGCTTTCGCGGTGGATGCCTCACCGGGCCGGCCCATTCCGGGGCGGAGCTGCACGGGTTCCTTTCGTACCTGGTAAAGTGCGTGGTGACCGGCAAAAAATACACGATCTACGGATACAAGGGCAAGCAGGTGCGCGACAACATCCATAGCGACGACCTGGCCCGCGCCTTCCACCTGTTCTATCAAAATCCGCGCCCCGGCGAGGTGTACAACATCGGCGGCGGGCGATACTCCAACATAAGCGTGCTGGAGGCATTCGACATGGCGGAGCGGATCACGGGGAAAAAGGCGCTGTACGAGGTGACGGACGCGGCCCGCTCGGGCGACCACATTTGGTACATAAGCGACATCGGCAAGTTCGTGCGCCACTTCCCGGAGTTTGCCATCACGCACACGATGGAAACCATAATCGGCCAGATCGCCGCGGAGACCGAACGCAGGCTCGCCGCCGGACAGGCCTGA
- a CDS encoding radical SAM protein, which yields MKKILFANANIYSQVRDAYRPLWPGYLSAYLEKHMGEGHFEFRYMTGDFGKDLEEFKPDIVAISSTSSNYNCAMRYAAAAKARGCAVVIGGIHITYMPQCLTKDMDVGVVGEGEITFLELMRHYLERNAFDPEHLGGISGLVYNHGGKLVRTSPRPLIASLDEVPSPKRSILGYGSQVYMFTSRGCPYECTFCVSARYWDKVRYVPVGQVIEEIRELVDHGVEVIHFFDDLFVSNRKRLRQIADEVVANGFHKKASFICYARANVVTPDMAKSLRDMNAISVGVGFESGSDRVLKYLKGSNMSVEDNWRAVKILKEAGLRALDNFMIGSPDETKEEIMQTYDFIAKSGVDSIDVAIITPYPGTPLWNYAKNRGLVSDNMNWDLLNNTDSHGGGVFISEKLTRKEIDALYKKFVKLNFIVKVKSLRHYPYSMTRLAKVAFRFMLRNYRLLLSS from the coding sequence ATGAAAAAAATCCTTTTTGCCAACGCCAATATTTATTCCCAGGTGAGGGACGCCTACCGCCCCCTGTGGCCGGGATACCTGTCGGCCTATCTGGAAAAGCATATGGGCGAGGGGCATTTTGAGTTCCGTTACATGACGGGGGATTTCGGCAAGGACCTGGAAGAGTTCAAGCCGGACATCGTGGCGATAAGCTCCACCTCGTCAAACTACAACTGCGCTATGAGATACGCCGCCGCCGCCAAGGCCAGGGGGTGCGCGGTGGTGATCGGCGGGATACACATCACATACATGCCCCAGTGCCTGACCAAGGATATGGACGTGGGGGTCGTCGGCGAGGGGGAGATCACTTTCCTGGAGCTGATGCGGCATTATCTGGAGCGCAACGCGTTCGACCCTGAACATCTGGGAGGCATTTCGGGCCTGGTTTATAATCACGGCGGCAAGCTTGTGAGGACGTCGCCCCGCCCCCTGATCGCCTCGCTGGACGAGGTCCCCAGCCCGAAGCGGTCCATTCTCGGCTATGGTTCCCAGGTGTACATGTTCACTTCCCGGGGCTGCCCATATGAATGCACATTCTGCGTTTCGGCCCGGTATTGGGACAAGGTGCGTTATGTGCCGGTGGGCCAGGTAATAGAGGAGATAAGGGAGCTTGTGGACCATGGAGTCGAGGTGATACATTTTTTCGACGATCTTTTCGTCTCAAACCGCAAGCGGCTCCGCCAGATAGCCGACGAGGTGGTGGCCAACGGTTTTCACAAGAAGGCAAGTTTCATATGCTACGCCCGCGCCAACGTCGTCACGCCGGACATGGCAAAATCGCTCAGGGACATGAACGCCATATCGGTGGGAGTCGGGTTCGAGTCCGGCTCCGACAGGGTGCTAAAGTACCTAAAGGGCTCCAACATGTCGGTGGAGGACAACTGGCGCGCGGTGAAGATTTTAAAGGAAGCGGGCCTGCGGGCGCTGGACAATTTCATGATCGGCTCACCGGACGAGACGAAAGAAGAAATAATGCAGACCTATGATTTCATCGCAAAAAGCGGGGTGGACTCCATAGACGTGGCCATAATAACTCCCTATCCGGGCACGCCGCTGTGGAATTACGCGAAGAACCGTGGGCTTGTGTCCGATAACATGAACTGGGACCTTCTCAACAACACCGACAGCCACGGCGGCGGCGTTTTCATCTCCGAGAAACTCACGCGCAAAGAGATAGACGCACTTTACAAGAAGTTCGTGAAGCTTAATTTCATCGTCAAGGTAAAAAGCCTGCGCCACTATCCATATTCCATGACACGCCTTGCGAAGGTGGCATTCCGGTTCATGCTGCGCAACTACAGGCTGCTGCTTTCGTCCTGA